A region of the Panthera leo isolate Ple1 chromosome F2, P.leo_Ple1_pat1.1, whole genome shotgun sequence genome:
TTAAATGCAATCATTTTATAGAACTTGATCTGACACCATAGGGAGTAAGTTTTATTTGCAAGATACTGTATAGCATAGTGTCTTCCTAATGTTATTTTTCACACttttaaaacaatagcaaaaaggctgttttgagaaggaaaaacatattttttgatGCCAGAATTAATTCTGAGATAAACATTCCTGTTTTTGACCTAACTTTTGGATATCAAGTACTTGGGTATTGTTTAATCAATGGAATGAAATTCTTCAGTCAGTCTCAAATTTAAGTTCATTCAAATACAAATatgataaatcatttttttcaactatttacAAAGAATCTAAATTTCTCCAAGGCACATGTATATACAGGACAAATGaactaattcaaataaaatctaaTGTTTGTAAATCCAGAAATCAATAGCAGTGTAATTTGTTGAAACATAGTGCTAATTCTGTACCTACCACAAACCTCGAGGGAATAAAATTATTGTCGTTGTGTcatttaacttctattttttttaaattttggtctcTTCAGAGTCAccttacttttaaatttctttctgaatgtgaaattcctaaaatttatatggtaaAAAACACGCATCTCTATTCAGGTtataaaaagaacatattttttggttcgtttttactttgtttccataACATCCttgaccttatttttaaattaaaactgggTTATTTTGCAATAAGGTGCAATTTGTTCATTTATATGAACCGTATgtggattgaaaaaaaatcaagataaatcTTCATGCACAGCATACAATCAGATTACGCCTAGACTCTATATTTACGCGGGGTCTGATAGCAATCAATGGTTTAGCTTCATTGCATTTCAAGATGTATTTGCACCCAGTTGTCCAGTGATAGTGTCCTCACCCTGGAAATAATTTAGTTGCAAATTGACTGGAAGATGGTGAAAAttgaaagttaaaattagaaatactcaTAATAAACAGCAGAAAAAAGGTCAGATGATGCCGCGCTATGATGAGATTGGAATGGATGGTAAATGAGGTTTTGTGTTTGTCGTGAGATGTATGTGACATGCCTACCCAATGTCGCTGTAATATCCAGCCTCACAGAGGAGATTATCGGGAAAATTGATGCTGGAAAGAATTTTCTGTTAGATTGGGAAATTAGAATTGCACTCTTTTCTTTGATGTGTGTGAAGCCCCTGCACATTACATTGTTCATCTAGGCAAAATTCTAAACCATCTTTAACACCGAATATTCGGATTAACCTCATAAAACAATTGTCTTCTTGAGATCCGGGCCATAATGTTATGTTTACGGCCAACTGCTGAAACATCTGAAGTAAAACGTAAATCGCAAAAAGCAGCGACagatatgtaatttttaaatcctGTACACACCACGTAATAATATTAGCTTAGTTTCTGAATTATAACTAGTCAGTTCTTCTCAGTATTTTGCAATGTTTTCAGTGTCCAAGGATTTTAGAAGAAAGATAAGTAATTAAATGTTAGTCAAAGGAACTATTTTCCAAGTTAGTATTTGTGAATGGGAGTAGATTAGCTTTAATGTGATAAAGGCATCCTGAGACACCAGAGAGCATGTGTTCTGGATGAATCTTTCAAGGTCACCTAGGGTTATCTAAACATGAGAcagaagtacattttaaaatatatttataaagtccACTTAGTAGATAAAAAGAAGTGTGCTTTTTGCCTTTTGAGATTACCATCATTTAAAAGTGTTTGTTCAGTCATTTTAAGGATTCAGTGGATTTAGAGTCAGAGCTATTTGAAAAACATGTCATTTTTCAGAATTTGATATTGTTAGTCTTTTAAAATTGAGgtgttctattcttttttttgggAATCAGGAATAATCACACCAGAAAAGGAGCTAAAAgtcagtgtgggaggggggacccAGCCACTCCTGCTGGCGAAAGAAGAGGATGTTGCGACAAAAAGATCAAAACCTGCAGAGGACAACAAATTCTGTCACGAGCAGGTAGATACGTTTCTTCCCTTTGCTGTGTAaacctgtttattattattattatcgtggttactgttgttgttgactgttattattattatcattgttactgttgttgttgttgttgttgttgttgctcctGAGGGTTATAGAGCCCCACACGATTTCATGCTGTTGAAGTGTATGTAGATACTGTGATCAGCAGCATAACGAACTCTTGGTGTTACTTCTAATGTTCTGAAGTCATCCGAGGGCGTCAACTAACAGCGGCCATGTTTATTCCATATTCTCCAGTTCTTTCAGTGTCCTTATTGCAACTACAATAGTAGGGACCAAAGTCGTATCCAGATGCATGTCCTGTCACAGCACTCGGTGCAGCCGGTCATCTGCTGTCCGCTCTGTCAGGACGTCCTCAGCAACAAAATGCACCTCCAGCTGCATCTGACGCATTTGCACAGTGTGTCTCCGGATTGTGTGGAGAAGCTGCTTATGACAGTAAGGATACCGCATGTTGATGCACGTGTGACATGTTCTCTGCAAGGGTCTCAGTGCAAAATCTGTAATTGTTGGttgaggaatttattttttctgcccACTTAAAGCTCTCTTACAGACTGTGTTATGGAAATCACAACCAAgccccatttgttctctcttttgcttctggaggggaaaaaaaaaaaatgatataaggCATAGCTTATTCAggagcaaatttttaaaattttctaaaagtgtttatttttgagagagaaagaccgagagcgagcaagggaaggggagaaagagagggagacacagaatccgaaacaggctccaggctctgagctgtcagcacagagcccgatgcggggctcgaactcacagaccgtgagatcatgacctgagccgaagctggacgcttaaccgactgagccaccctggtgccccttcaGTAGTGTATTTTACCGTCTTACTTTTTATCGGTTATGTTAACTAAATGACTCATGTGGGCGTGCGGAGTTTCAAAATCTCTTGGTtatcattttaaaacaacagaCCTACAAAAACCTTCAAATcgtagtttaaaaaataaaagaagaatacaGCATTGCAACACCATTGATCTAAAATTCAAAGGGATAGCCTTGGCCTGTAAGATCCACAAAATGTCCCCGCTTTCGTTTGGAAAAATGTTAAGTGGGTTATGCTCCTGCCAAATGCAGATGTGATGGAATCTGATTTCTGGGCTACATTTGACATGAACACCTGTGGTTCTCACAGGTGCCTGTGCCTGATGTGATGATGCCGAACAGTTTGCTACTGCCAGCAGCTGCCTCTGAGAAATCGGAGCGGGACACATCTGCAGCCATCACAGCTGAGGCATCTGGGAAATATTCAGGTACGCCAGACTGGGAGCAAGATCTAGGGGAAAACACGCTCAGGGGCACGCATTTGTGGGGACGATCCAGGATTGTAACTatcaaaggtttttgtttgtttgtttgtttgtttgtttttaagcataGAGGGAAAAAACTGTGGTGTTTCCAAGAGTAACATTTTCCAAGGCATATTTTGGATCTATCTGTTCATCTGTTACTGCCCTCGGGGGACTTAAGTGTCGATGACCAAGAATAGTCTGTGTGTCCTAATTCCTGAACACTGAGGTTATGGCCCTTGATATCATGCTGATTGCAGCATACTGTAATTACCTTTGACttgccttttttcctctcctgaaaTTCCCTGAGGTCGGGGGTGATTTCTTGTTCATGCCCGGCAccaagcacagtgcttggcacatagtagttgctcagtaaatatttcttcaaagaatcaACTAAGCGGAAATCTTTAGAGGTTCCCACCTAACGATATTTACCGGCATTTAAGCAGTAGGCTTTCTTCCGGTAAGCGACCTATTTGTGCTTTCTTCTACACAGGCGAGAGTCCAGTGGATGACAAAAGTGCGGCAGGTCTTGACGATTCAAAGGCTAGCGTGGAAATAAAGAGTGAGGAGCAGAAACCAACTAAAGAACCCATGGAAGTGtcagaatggaataaaaatagcAGTAAGGATGTGAAAGTCCCTGACGCTCTCCAAGACCAGCTGAGTGAGCAGCAAAAAAGGCAACCACTCTCGGTGTCGGACCGCCACGTTTATAAGTATCGCTGTAACCACTGCAGTCTGGCTTTCAAGACTATGCAGAAGCTTCAGATACATTCCCAGTATCACGCGATTCGGGCTGCGACGATGTGTAATCTCTGCCAGCGTAGTTTCCGTACATTCCaggctttaaaaaaacacttgGAAGCAGGCCACCCGGAGCTGAGTGAAGCTGAACTTCAGCAGCTGTATGCCTCCTTGCCCGTGAATGGTGAACTTTGGGCGGAGAGCGAACCTATGGCACAGGACGACCATGCCCTGGAgcaggaaatggagagagagtATGAGGTGGACCACGAAGGGAAGGCAAGTCCTGTAGGAAGCGACAGTAGCTCTATTCCTGATGACATGGGCTCCGAACCAAAGCGGACCTTACCTTTTAGAAAAGGGCCAAATTTTACGATGGAAAAATTCCTGGATCCATCCCGCCCGTATAAATGTACAGTGTGTAAAGAGTCGTTCACCCAAAAGAACATTCTCTTGGTCCATTATAATTCAGTTTCTCATCTGCATAAGTTGAAGAAGGTTTTGCAGGAAGCCTCCAGTCCTGTTCCGCAAGAAACCAACAGCAGCACAGATAACAAACCCTATAAGTGCAGCATCTGCAACGTTGCGTACAGCCAAAGCTCGACACTGGAAATCCATATGAGGTCCGTGCTCCACCAGACGAAGGCGAGGGCTGCCAAGCTGGAGCCGAGCGGCCACGTGGCTGGTGGGCACGGCATGGCGGCCAACAGTAGTCCCGGCCAAGGGATGCTAGATTCCATGAGCTTAGCGACAGTAAGCAGCAAAGATGCCCACTTAGATgccaaagaattaaataaaaagcaaaccccGGAATTAATCTCTGCCCAGCCTACCCATCACCCACTGCAGTCACCAGCACAAATCCAGATGCAGTTACAGCACGAGTTACAACAGCAGGCCGCGTtctttcagcctcagtttctcaaccCCGCCTTTTTGCCTCATTTCCCTATGACCCCAGAAGCTCTGTTGCAGTTTCagcagcctcagtttctcttcccATTCTACATCCCTGGGACGGAGTTCAGCTTGGGGCCAGATCTGGGCTTGCCCGGCTCGGCCACGTTTGGCATGCCCGGCATGACAGGAATGGCTGGATCCTTGCTGGAAGACTTGAAGCAGCAGATTCAAACCCAGCACCACGTTGGCCAAACTCAACTGCAAATACTACAGCAACAAGCACAACAGTACCAGGCCAGCCAGCCCCAGCTGCAgccccagaagcagcagcagcagcagcagcagcagcagcagcagcagcaacagcagcagcaacagcagcaacagcaacagcagcaacagcaggcAGCAAGCAAATTATTGAAACAAGAGCAGACGAGCGGAGCCAGTTCAGACTGCCCTGTCCTGAAGGACGGGCCGTCTTACAAGGAGGCAGAAGAGATTgctgaaaagcaagaaaagccaAAGCAAGAATATTCCAGCGAAGGCGAAGGACTCAAAGAAGGCAAAGACCTCAAGAAGCAAAAATCCTCGGAACCCTGCATCCCACCTCCCCGAATAGCTTCGGGGGCCAGAGGAAATGCAGCCAAGGCTTTATTGGAAAACTTTGGTTTTGAACTGGTCATCCAGTACAACGAAAACAGGCAGAAGGTACAGAAGAAGGGCAAAAGTGGTGAAGGGGAAAACACTGACAAACTGGAATGCGGGACGTGTGGCAAGTTGTTTTCCAATGTTCTTATTTTGAAGAGTCACCAAGAACATGTCCACGGGCAATTTTTTCCATACGGAGCACTAGAAAAATTTGCTCGTCAGTACAGGGAGGCCTATGACAAGCTGTATCCAATTTCGCCATCTTCACCAGAAAcgccacctcctccccctcccccgcctcctctgcctccagctcctCCGCAGCCTTCTTCCCTGGGTCCCGTGAAACTCCCAAGCACGGTTTCCACTCCTCTGCAAGCACCACCACCCACTCCCCCTCcgccaccacccccgccccctcccccgccccctcccccgccccctcccccgtcGGCTCCCCCCCAGGTCCAGCTGCCTGTTTCTCTGGACCTTCCACTCTTTCCTTCCATTATGATGCAGCCCGTGCAGCACCCGGcactccctccccagctcgcccTGCAGCTGCCCCAGATGGACACTCTGTCTGCCGATCTCACTCAGCTTTGCCAACAGCAGCTCGGAATAGATCCCAACTTCTTAAGGCATTCTCAGTTCAAACGCCCGCGGACAAGAATTACCGACGACCAGCTAAAAATCCTGAGGGCTTACTTTGACATCAACAATTCCCCGAGTGAAGAGCAGATCCAAGAAATGGCGGAGAAATCGGGCCTCTCTCAAAAAGTTATCAAGCACTGGTTTCGAAATACGCTTTTTAAGGAACGGCAGCGAAACAAGGATTCACCCTACAACTTCAGTAACCCTCCCATAACTGTTTTGGAAGATATCCGAATTGATCCACAGCCCTCCTCTTTAGAACATTACAAATCGGATGCGTCGTTCAGCAAAAGGTCTTCTAGAACGAGATTTACCGACTACCAGCTTAGGGTTCTCCAAGACTTCTTCGACACAAACGCTTACCCAAAGGATGATGAAATAGAACAACTCTCCACTGTTCTCAATCTCCCCACCCGGGTGATTGTCGTGTGGTTCCAGAATGCTCGTCAGAAAGCACGCAAGAGTTACGAGAACCAAGCAGAAACGAAAGACAACGAGAAGAGGGAACTCACTAACGAACGGTATATTCGAACAAGCAACATGCAGTACCAGTGTAAAAAGTGCAATGTGGTTTTCCCCCGGATCTTTGACTTGATTACGCATCAGAAGAAGCAGTGTTACAAGGATGAAGATGATGATGCCCAAGATGAGAGCCAAACCGAAGACTCCATGGATGCCACCGACCAAGTGGTGTATAAGCACTGCACAGCGTCTGGTCAGACGGACGCGGCCAAAAACCCTGCTGCCCCTGCAGCGAGCTCTGGCTCCGGGACGAGCACCCCCTTGATCCCGTCACCCAAACCGGACCTTGAGAAGACCTCTCCGAAACCCGAATATCCCACAGAAAAGCCAAAGCAGAGtgacccctctcccccttctcaaGGCAGCAAGCCAGCCCTGCCATCAGCGTCAACCTCCTCAGACCCACCCCAGGCCTCGGCAGCTCCGCCACAGCCCCAGCCACCGAAACAACCCCCACTCGTCGGAAGACCTCCGTCGGCCTCGCAAACCCCGGTCCCTTCCAGCCCACTGCAGATTTCCATGACTTCTCTCCAGAACAGTCTACCTCCACAGTTACTACAATACCAATGTGATCAGTGTACGGTTGCCTTCCCCACTCTGGAACTCTGGCAGGAGCACCAGCACATGCACTTCCTTGCTGCTCAAAACCAATTCCTCCACTCGCCCTTCTTGGAAAGGCCCATGGATATGCCCTACATGATATTCGACCCCAACAACCCGCTGATGACCGGACAGCTGCTGAGTGGTTCTCTGGCACAGATGCCACCTCAGACCGGCTCCTCCCACGCCACAGCGCCCGCGACGGTCGCTGCTTCCCTGAAAAGGAAACTGGATGACAAAGAGGACAATGCTTGCagtgaaaaggagggagggaacagCGGTGAGGACCAACACCGCGATAAGCGCTTGAGAACCACAATCACCCCGGAACAACTGGAAATACTCTATGAGAAGTACTTGCTGGATTCCAACCCTACCAGGAAAATGCTTGATCATATTGCACGTGAAGTGGGGCTGAAGAAACGGGTCGTGCAAGTCTGGTTCCAGAACACCCGAGCTCGAGAAAGGAAAGGCCAGTTCCGGGCAGTGGGCCCAGCACAGTCCCACAAACGGTGTCCTTTCTGTCGAGCCCTGTTCAAGGCAAAGTCAGCCTTAGAAAGCCACATCCGCTCTCGGCACTGGAATGAAGGAAAGCAGGCGGGTTACAGCTTGCCACCAAGCCCTTTGATATCAGCAGAAGATGGGGGAGAGAGCCctcagaaatacatttattttgattatCCATCTCTGCCGCTAACTAAAATGGATCTATCAAGTGAGAACGAATTGGCTTCCACAGTGTCCACGCCTGTGAGCAAAACCGCAGAGCTGTCGCCGAAGAATCTTCTAAGCCCTTCCTCTTTTAAAGCAGAATGTTCTGAGGATGTAGAGAATTTAAATGCCCCTCCTGCTGAGGCAGGGTATGatcaaaataaaactgattttgatGAGACTTCATCGATTAATACAGCGATCAGTGACGCCACCACCGGCGACGAGGGCACCGCTGAGATGGAAAGCACCACGGGAAGTTCCGGAGATGTGAAGCCAGCTCTATCTCCTAAAGAGCCCAAAACTCTGGACACTTTGCCAAAACCCGCGACCACACCCACCACGGAGGTCTGCGATGaaaaatttctcttctctctcacgAGTCCCTCCATCCATTTCAACGATAAGGACGGCGACCACGACCAAAGCTTTTATATCACAGATGACCCCGATGACAATGCCGACCGCAGCGAAACATCCAGCATAGCAGACCCGAGTTCACCGAATCCCTTTGGATCCAGCAATCCTTTTAAATCCAAAAGCAACGATCGACCAGGTCACAAGCGTTTCAGAACCCAAATGAGCAATCTTCAACTCAAGGTTCTCAAGGCTTGCTTCAGTGACTACCGAACTCCCACCATGCAAGAATGTGAGATGTTAGGCAATGAGATTGGCCTGCCCAAACGCGTGGTCCAGGTGTGGTTCCAAAATGCAAGGGCAAaggaaaagaagtttaaaattaaCATAGGGAAGCCTTTCATGATTAATCAAAGTGGAACAGAAGGCACCAAACCGGAATG
Encoded here:
- the ZFHX4 gene encoding zinc finger homeobox protein 4, which gives rise to METCDSPPISRQENGQSTSKLCGTTQLDNEVPEKVAGMEPDRENSSTDDNLKTDERKSEVLLGFGVENAAATQVTSAKEIPCNECATSFPSLQKYMEHHCPNARLPVLKDDNESEISELEDSDVENLTGEIVYQPDGSAYIIEDSKESGQNAQTGANSKLFSTAMFLDSLASAGEKSDQSASAPMSFYPQIINTFHIASSLGKPFTADQAFPNTSALAGVGPVLHSFRVYDLRHKREKDYLTSDGSAKNSCVSKDVPNNVDLSKFDGCVSDGKRKPVLMCFLCKLSFGYIRSFVTHAVHDHRMTLNEEEQKLLSNKCVSAIIQGIGKDKEPLISFLEPKKSTSVYPHFSTTNLIGPDPTFRGLWSAFHVENGDSLPAGFAFLKGGASPSSSAEQPLGITQMPKAEVNLGGLSSLVVNTPITSVSLSHSSSESSKMSESKDQENNCERPKESSVLHPNGECPVKSEPTEAGDEDEEDAYSNELDDEEALGELTDSIGSKDFPLLNQSISPLSSSVLKFIEKGTSSSSAAVSDDADKKKQAAALRASGSVANSYGLGGKDFAEANASKDGATAAPPSEAGRGDEDSSATPHQHGFAPSTPGTPGPGGDGSPGSGIECPKCDTVLGSSRSLGGHMTMMHSRNSCKTLKCPKCNWHYKYQQTLEAHMKEKHPEPGGSCVYCKTGQPHPRLARGESYTCGYKPFRCEVCNYSTTTKGNLSIHMQSDKHLNNVQNLQNGNGEQVFGHAAPAPNASLSGCGTPSPSKPKQKPTWRCEVCDYETNVARNLRIHMTSEKHMHNMMLLQQNMKQIQHNLHLGLAPAEAELYQYYLAQNIGLTGMKLENPADPQLMISPFQLDPATAAALAPGLVNNELPPEIRLASGQLMGDDLSLLTAGELSPYISDPALKLFQCAVCNKFTSDSLEALSVHVSSERSLPEEEWRAVIGDIYQCKLCNYNTQLKANFQLHCKTDKHMQKYQLVAHIKEGGKSNEWRLKCIAIGNPVHLKCNACDYYTNSVDKLRLHTTNHRHEAALKLYKHLQKQEGAVNSESCYYYCAVCDYSTKVKLNLVQHVRSVKHQQTEGLRKLQLHQQGLAPEEDNLSEIFFVKDCPPNELETASLGARTCEDDLPEQQLRATSEEQSEEAEGAGKPASVAEDDERDTCERDNSEGKNSNKDSGIITPEKELKVSVGGGTQPLLLAKEEDVATKRSKPAEDNKFCHEQFFQCPYCNYNSRDQSRIQMHVLSQHSVQPVICCPLCQDVLSNKMHLQLHLTHLHSVSPDCVEKLLMTVPVPDVMMPNSLLLPAAASEKSERDTSAAITAEASGKYSGESPVDDKSAAGLDDSKASVEIKSEEQKPTKEPMEVSEWNKNSSKDVKVPDALQDQLSEQQKRQPLSVSDRHVYKYRCNHCSLAFKTMQKLQIHSQYHAIRAATMCNLCQRSFRTFQALKKHLEAGHPELSEAELQQLYASLPVNGELWAESEPMAQDDHALEQEMEREYEVDHEGKASPVGSDSSSIPDDMGSEPKRTLPFRKGPNFTMEKFLDPSRPYKCTVCKESFTQKNILLVHYNSVSHLHKLKKVLQEASSPVPQETNSSTDNKPYKCSICNVAYSQSSTLEIHMRSVLHQTKARAAKLEPSGHVAGGHGMAANSSPGQGMLDSMSLATVSSKDAHLDAKELNKKQTPELISAQPTHHPLQSPAQIQMQLQHELQQQAAFFQPQFLNPAFLPHFPMTPEALLQFQQPQFLFPFYIPGTEFSLGPDLGLPGSATFGMPGMTGMAGSLLEDLKQQIQTQHHVGQTQLQILQQQAQQYQASQPQLQPQKQQQQQQQQQQQQQQQQQQQQQQQQQQQAASKLLKQEQTSGASSDCPVLKDGPSYKEAEEIAEKQEKPKQEYSSEGEGLKEGKDLKKQKSSEPCIPPPRIASGARGNAAKALLENFGFELVIQYNENRQKVQKKGKSGEGENTDKLECGTCGKLFSNVLILKSHQEHVHGQFFPYGALEKFARQYREAYDKLYPISPSSPETPPPPPPPPPLPPAPPQPSSLGPVKLPSTVSTPLQAPPPTPPPPPPPPPPPPPPPPPPPSAPPQVQLPVSLDLPLFPSIMMQPVQHPALPPQLALQLPQMDTLSADLTQLCQQQLGIDPNFLRHSQFKRPRTRITDDQLKILRAYFDINNSPSEEQIQEMAEKSGLSQKVIKHWFRNTLFKERQRNKDSPYNFSNPPITVLEDIRIDPQPSSLEHYKSDASFSKRSSRTRFTDYQLRVLQDFFDTNAYPKDDEIEQLSTVLNLPTRVIVVWFQNARQKARKSYENQAETKDNEKRELTNERYIRTSNMQYQCKKCNVVFPRIFDLITHQKKQCYKDEDDDAQDESQTEDSMDATDQVVYKHCTASGQTDAAKNPAAPAASSGSGTSTPLIPSPKPDLEKTSPKPEYPTEKPKQSDPSPPSQGSKPALPSASTSSDPPQASAAPPQPQPPKQPPLVGRPPSASQTPVPSSPLQISMTSLQNSLPPQLLQYQCDQCTVAFPTLELWQEHQHMHFLAAQNQFLHSPFLERPMDMPYMIFDPNNPLMTGQLLSGSLAQMPPQTGSSHATAPATVAASLKRKLDDKEDNACSEKEGGNSGEDQHRDKRLRTTITPEQLEILYEKYLLDSNPTRKMLDHIAREVGLKKRVVQVWFQNTRARERKGQFRAVGPAQSHKRCPFCRALFKAKSALESHIRSRHWNEGKQAGYSLPPSPLISAEDGGESPQKYIYFDYPSLPLTKMDLSSENELASTVSTPVSKTAELSPKNLLSPSSFKAECSEDVENLNAPPAEAGYDQNKTDFDETSSINTAISDATTGDEGTAEMESTTGSSGDVKPALSPKEPKTLDTLPKPATTPTTEVCDEKFLFSLTSPSIHFNDKDGDHDQSFYITDDPDDNADRSETSSIADPSSPNPFGSSNPFKSKSNDRPGHKRFRTQMSNLQLKVLKACFSDYRTPTMQECEMLGNEIGLPKRVVQVWFQNARAKEKKFKINIGKPFMINQSGTEGTKPECTLCGVKYSARLSIRDHIFSKQHISKVRETVGSQLDREKDYLAPTTVRQLMAQQELDRIKKASDVLGLAVQQPGMMDSSSLHGISLPAAYPGLPGLPPVLLPGMNGPSSLPGFPQNSNTLTPPGAGMLGFPTSATSSPALSLSSAPTKPLLQTPPPPPPPPPPPPPSSLSGQQTELQNKESEKKQSKPNKVKKIKEEELEATKPEKHPKKEEKISSALSVLGKVVGETHVDPTQLQALQNAIAGDPASFIGGQFLPYFIPGFASYFTPQLPGTVQGGYLPPVCGMESLFPYGPTMPQTLAGLSPGALLQQYQQYQQSLQDSLQKQQKQQQEQQQKPVQAKTSKAESDPPPNSSEASEAKEDKSTASESTKEEPPLDPKSADFSDTYVVPFVKYEFICRKCQMMFTDEDAAVNHQKSFCYFGQPLIDPQETVLRVPVSKYQCLACDVAIGGNETLSQHLQSSLHKEKTIKQAMRNAKEHVRLLPHSVCSPNPNTTSTSQSAASSNNTYPHLSCFSMKSWPNLLFQASARRAASSPSSPPSLSLPSTVTSSLCSTSGVQTSLPTESCSDESDSELSQKLEDLDNSLEAKAKPASGLDGNFNSIRMDMFSV